The following coding sequences are from one Gossypium raimondii isolate GPD5lz chromosome 4, ASM2569854v1, whole genome shotgun sequence window:
- the LOC105778761 gene encoding cytosolic sulfotransferase 15 has product MGSPQITENPTIAVDEDEENGISAECKELIHGCRKEKGWRTSFLYEFQGFWCQPKEIDAILSFQKHYLARDSDVILATIPKSGTTWIKSLTFAIMNRNNVPVSDGNHPLLASNPHDLVPFFEYKLYANNQNPNLSILPKPRIFATHIPFGSLSESIRSSDCRIVYVCRNPLDTFISSWHYINQLRRESRPPIPLEEAFDMYCKGVIGYGPFWEHMLGYWKESQERPNKVLFMKYEDMKEDAMSHVKMLANFLGLPFSVEEEKQGLIEEIVKLCSFKKLKDLEVNQNGKSIKNFDKKHLFRKGEVGDWVNYLSPSMVHQLSKIMDEKLGDFGLKFKVCSTVS; this is encoded by the coding sequence TCGCAAGGAGAAAGGTTGGAGAACTTCATTCCTGTATGAGTTCCAAGGGTTCTGGTGTCAGCCCAAAGAGATTGATGCCATACTTTCTTTTCAGAAACACTACCTGGCAAGAGACTCTGATGTAATCCTTGCTACCATTCCTAAATCGGGTACAACATGGATCAAATCCTTGACTTTTGCCATCATGAACCGCAACAATGTCCCCGTTTCTGATGGAAACCACCCCTTGCTTGCTTCAAACCCTCATGATCTAGTACCTTTCTTTGAATACAAGCTTTATGCCAACAACCAAAACCCCAACCTCTCCATCCTTCCCAAGCCTAGAATTTTCGCCACTCATATTCCGTTCGGTTCGTTGTCGGAATCGATTAGGAGTTCTGATTGTCGGATCGTATACGTATGCCGAAACCCTTTGGACACGTTCATCTCCTCATGGCATTACATCAACCAACTGAGGAGGGAATCCCGACCTCCGATCCCATTAGAAGAAGCTTTCGACATGTATTGCAAGGGGGTGATCGGGTATGGACCCTTTTGGGAGCATATGCTAGGGTATTGGAAAGAAAGCCAGGAGAGGCCGAATAAGGTTTTGTTCATGAAATATGAGGACATGAAAGAAGATGCCATGTCCCATGTGAAGATGTTGGCAAATTTCTTGGGCCTCCCTTTCTCAGTTGAAGAGGAAAAACAAGGTTTGATAGAGGAGATTGTGAAACTATGTAGcttcaagaaattgaaagatttgGAGGTCAATCAAAATGGGAAATCAATCAAGAATTTTGACAAGAAGCACTTGTTTAGGAAAGGAGAAGTTGGAGATTGGGTGAATTATCTTTCCCCTTCAATGGTTCACCAGTTGTCCAAAATTATGGACGAAAAATTAGGTGATTTTGGCCTAAAATTCAAGGTATGTTCAACTGTATCTTGA